One genomic window of Medicago truncatula cultivar Jemalong A17 chromosome 1, MtrunA17r5.0-ANR, whole genome shotgun sequence includes the following:
- the LOC25482671 gene encoding B3 domain-containing transcription factor VRN1 isoform X3, with translation MPLLPSFHKLIFPTTLQSKQLRIPDNFLRKHGDQLSTVATLTIPGGSVWRLGLKKVDNSICFVDGWQDFVQRYSIGIGYLLVFIYEGRSNFIIHIFRTAELNYDSTMKSRTEGPFYEAYNYVFEGIEDIDSFDFLDSAPSNPTGALQGKDSTGCMDQLIPADNHIQKRQENKDTKKTSRKKRGSRKSDPSAQEASTENDEEAERKRDTKKTSRKKWKSRKSDLSAQEASTENVAYESASARVRHNVSDEERERAMNEANAFEPTNPYCRVSLRPSYLYRGCIMYLPTKFRANLKGVSGFIPLQTSDGEKQWRVRCLDNEGRIKLSQGWYEFTQENGLGEGDICVFELLNTRYVVLQVTLFRLKEDEPSLAAPR, from the exons AtgcctcttcttccttctttccACAAGCTCATTTTTCCAACAACCCTTCAATCTAAGCAATTG AGGATTCCGGATAATTTTCTGAGGAAACATGGGGACCAACTTTCGACTGTCGCAACCCTCACTATTCCTGGCGGCTCCGTCTGGCGTCTAGGATTGAAAAAGGTTGACAACAGTATTTGTTTTGTGGATGGCTGGCAAGATTTTGTTCAACGCTACTCAATTGGCATTGGATACTTACTGGTATTCATATACGAAGGAAGGTCAAATTTCATCATTCATATCTTCCGTACTGCTGAGTTAAACTATGATTCAACAATGAAAAGCCGGACTGAAGGGCCTTTCTATGAAGCCtataattatgtttttgaaGGCATTGAAGATATCGACTCCTTTGATTTCCTGGATTCAGCACCTTCAAACCCTACTGGTGCATTGCAAGGCAAGGATTCTACTGGATGTATGGATCAACTGATACCAGCGGATaatcatatccaaaaaagacaagaaaataagGATACCAAGaaaacttcaagaaagaagcgGGGATCGCGGAAATCAGATCCGA GCGCACAGGAAGCCTCCACTGAAAATGATGAGGAGGCAGAGCGCAAGCGAGACACCAAGaaaacttcaagaaagaagtgGAAATCGCGGAAATCAGATCTGA GTGCACAGGAAGCCTCCACTGAAAATGTAGCCTATGAAAGTGCGTCTGCAAGAGTAAGACACAATGTGTCagatgaagaaagagaaagggCAATGAATGAGGCTAATGCATTTGAACCAACTAATCCTTACTGTCGTGTTAGTCTGCGACCCTCCTATTTATATAGGGGATGCATAATG TATTTGCCTACCAAATTTCGAGCAAATTTGAAGGGTGTTTCAGGTTTTATACCGCTTCAGACATCTGATGGTGAGAAACAGTGGCGTGTTCGCTGCCTTGATAATGAAGGCCGGATAAAGTTAAGCCAAGGATGGTACGAATTTACACAAGAGAACGGTTTAGGGGAAGGGGATATCTGTGTCTTTGAACTGCTTAATACCAGATATGTAGTGTTGCAAGTTACTTTGTTTCGTTTAAAAGAGGATGAACCCTCACTTGCAGCACCGCGTTAG
- the LOC25482671 gene encoding B3 domain-containing transcription factor VRN1 isoform X4, with product MPLLPSFHKLIFPTTLQSKQLRIPDNFLRKHGDQLSTVATLTIPGGSVWRLGLKKVDNSICFVDGWQDFVQRYSIGIGYLLVFIYEGRSNFIIHIFRTAELNYDSTMKSRTEGPFYEAYNYVFEGIEDIDSFDFLDSAPSNPTGALQGAQEASTENDEEAERKRDTKKTSRKKRKSDLSAQEASTENDEEAERKRDTKKTSRKKRKSDLSAQEASTENVAYESASARVRHNVSDEERERAMNEANAFEPTNPYCRVSLRPSYLYRGCIMYLPTKFRANLKGVSGFIPLQTSDGEKQWRVRCLDNEGRIKLSQGWYEFTQENGLGEGDICVFELLNTRYVVLQVTLFRLKEDEPSLAAPR from the exons AtgcctcttcttccttctttccACAAGCTCATTTTTCCAACAACCCTTCAATCTAAGCAATTG AGGATTCCGGATAATTTTCTGAGGAAACATGGGGACCAACTTTCGACTGTCGCAACCCTCACTATTCCTGGCGGCTCCGTCTGGCGTCTAGGATTGAAAAAGGTTGACAACAGTATTTGTTTTGTGGATGGCTGGCAAGATTTTGTTCAACGCTACTCAATTGGCATTGGATACTTACTGGTATTCATATACGAAGGAAGGTCAAATTTCATCATTCATATCTTCCGTACTGCTGAGTTAAACTATGATTCAACAATGAAAAGCCGGACTGAAGGGCCTTTCTATGAAGCCtataattatgtttttgaaGGCATTGAAGATATCGACTCCTTTGATTTCCTGGATTCAGCACCTTCAAACCCTACTGGTGCATTGCAAG GTGCACAGGAAGCCTCCACTGAAAATGACGAGGAGGCAGAGCGCAAGCGAGACACCAAGaaaacttcaagaaagaagcgGAAATCAGATCTAA GTGCACAGGAAGCCTCCACTGAAAATGATGAGGAGGCAGAGCGCAAGCGAGACACCAAGaaaacttcaagaaagaagcgGAAATCAGATCTGA GTGCACAGGAAGCCTCCACTGAAAATGTAGCCTATGAAAGTGCGTCTGCAAGAGTAAGACACAATGTGTCagatgaagaaagagaaagggCAATGAATGAGGCTAATGCATTTGAACCAACTAATCCTTACTGTCGTGTTAGTCTGCGACCCTCCTATTTATATAGGGGATGCATAATG TATTTGCCTACCAAATTTCGAGCAAATTTGAAGGGTGTTTCAGGTTTTATACCGCTTCAGACATCTGATGGTGAGAAACAGTGGCGTGTTCGCTGCCTTGATAATGAAGGCCGGATAAAGTTAAGCCAAGGATGGTACGAATTTACACAAGAGAACGGTTTAGGGGAAGGGGATATCTGTGTCTTTGAACTGCTTAATACCAGATATGTAGTGTTGCAAGTTACTTTGTTTCGTTTAAAAGAGGATGAACCCTCACTTGCAGCACCGCGTTAG
- the LOC25482671 gene encoding B3 domain-containing transcription factor VRN1 isoform X1: MPLLPSFHKLIFPTTLQSKQLRIPDNFLRKHGDQLSTVATLTIPGGSVWRLGLKKVDNSICFVDGWQDFVQRYSIGIGYLLVFIYEGRSNFIIHIFRTAELNYDSTMKSRTEGPFYEAYNYVFEGIEDIDSFDFLDSAPSNPTGALQGKDSTGCMDQLIPADNHIQKRQENKDTKKTSRKKRGSRKSDPSAQEASTENDEEAERKRDTKKTSRKKWKSRKSDLSAQEASTENDEEAERKRDTKKTSRKKRKSDLSAQEASTENDEEAERKRDTKKTSRKKRKSDLSAQEASTENVAYESASARVRHNVSDEERERAMNEANAFEPTNPYCRVSLRPSYLYRGCIMYLPTKFRANLKGVSGFIPLQTSDGEKQWRVRCLDNEGRIKLSQGWYEFTQENGLGEGDICVFELLNTRYVVLQVTLFRLKEDEPSLAAPR; encoded by the exons AtgcctcttcttccttctttccACAAGCTCATTTTTCCAACAACCCTTCAATCTAAGCAATTG AGGATTCCGGATAATTTTCTGAGGAAACATGGGGACCAACTTTCGACTGTCGCAACCCTCACTATTCCTGGCGGCTCCGTCTGGCGTCTAGGATTGAAAAAGGTTGACAACAGTATTTGTTTTGTGGATGGCTGGCAAGATTTTGTTCAACGCTACTCAATTGGCATTGGATACTTACTGGTATTCATATACGAAGGAAGGTCAAATTTCATCATTCATATCTTCCGTACTGCTGAGTTAAACTATGATTCAACAATGAAAAGCCGGACTGAAGGGCCTTTCTATGAAGCCtataattatgtttttgaaGGCATTGAAGATATCGACTCCTTTGATTTCCTGGATTCAGCACCTTCAAACCCTACTGGTGCATTGCAAGGCAAGGATTCTACTGGATGTATGGATCAACTGATACCAGCGGATaatcatatccaaaaaagacaagaaaataagGATACCAAGaaaacttcaagaaagaagcgGGGATCGCGGAAATCAGATCCGA GCGCACAGGAAGCCTCCACTGAAAATGATGAGGAGGCAGAGCGCAAGCGAGACACCAAGaaaacttcaagaaagaagtgGAAATCGCGGAAATCAGATCTGA GTGCACAGGAAGCCTCCACTGAAAATGACGAGGAGGCAGAGCGCAAGCGAGACACCAAGaaaacttcaagaaagaagcgGAAATCAGATCTAA GTGCACAGGAAGCCTCCACTGAAAATGATGAGGAGGCAGAGCGCAAGCGAGACACCAAGaaaacttcaagaaagaagcgGAAATCAGATCTGA GTGCACAGGAAGCCTCCACTGAAAATGTAGCCTATGAAAGTGCGTCTGCAAGAGTAAGACACAATGTGTCagatgaagaaagagaaagggCAATGAATGAGGCTAATGCATTTGAACCAACTAATCCTTACTGTCGTGTTAGTCTGCGACCCTCCTATTTATATAGGGGATGCATAATG TATTTGCCTACCAAATTTCGAGCAAATTTGAAGGGTGTTTCAGGTTTTATACCGCTTCAGACATCTGATGGTGAGAAACAGTGGCGTGTTCGCTGCCTTGATAATGAAGGCCGGATAAAGTTAAGCCAAGGATGGTACGAATTTACACAAGAGAACGGTTTAGGGGAAGGGGATATCTGTGTCTTTGAACTGCTTAATACCAGATATGTAGTGTTGCAAGTTACTTTGTTTCGTTTAAAAGAGGATGAACCCTCACTTGCAGCACCGCGTTAG
- the LOC25482671 gene encoding B3 domain-containing transcription factor VRN1 isoform X2, protein MPLLPSFHKLIFPTTLQSKQLRIPDNFLRKHGDQLSTVATLTIPGGSVWRLGLKKVDNSICFVDGWQDFVQRYSIGIGYLLVFIYEGRSNFIIHIFRTAELNYDSTMKSRTEGPFYEAYNYVFEGIEDIDSFDFLDSAPSNPTGALQGKDSTGCMDQLIPADNHIQKRQENKDTKKTSRKKRGSRKSDPSAQEASTENDEEAERKRDTKKTSRKKWKSRKSDLSAQEASTENDEEAERKRDTKKTSRKKRKSDLSAQEASTENDEEAERKRDTKKTSRKKRKSDLSAQEASTENVAYESASARVRHNVSDEERERAMNEANAFEPTNPYCRVSLRPSYLYRGCIMYLPTKFRANLKGVSGFIPLQTSDGEKQWRVRCLDNEGRIKLSQG, encoded by the exons AtgcctcttcttccttctttccACAAGCTCATTTTTCCAACAACCCTTCAATCTAAGCAATTG AGGATTCCGGATAATTTTCTGAGGAAACATGGGGACCAACTTTCGACTGTCGCAACCCTCACTATTCCTGGCGGCTCCGTCTGGCGTCTAGGATTGAAAAAGGTTGACAACAGTATTTGTTTTGTGGATGGCTGGCAAGATTTTGTTCAACGCTACTCAATTGGCATTGGATACTTACTGGTATTCATATACGAAGGAAGGTCAAATTTCATCATTCATATCTTCCGTACTGCTGAGTTAAACTATGATTCAACAATGAAAAGCCGGACTGAAGGGCCTTTCTATGAAGCCtataattatgtttttgaaGGCATTGAAGATATCGACTCCTTTGATTTCCTGGATTCAGCACCTTCAAACCCTACTGGTGCATTGCAAGGCAAGGATTCTACTGGATGTATGGATCAACTGATACCAGCGGATaatcatatccaaaaaagacaagaaaataagGATACCAAGaaaacttcaagaaagaagcgGGGATCGCGGAAATCAGATCCGA GCGCACAGGAAGCCTCCACTGAAAATGATGAGGAGGCAGAGCGCAAGCGAGACACCAAGaaaacttcaagaaagaagtgGAAATCGCGGAAATCAGATCTGA GTGCACAGGAAGCCTCCACTGAAAATGACGAGGAGGCAGAGCGCAAGCGAGACACCAAGaaaacttcaagaaagaagcgGAAATCAGATCTAA GTGCACAGGAAGCCTCCACTGAAAATGATGAGGAGGCAGAGCGCAAGCGAGACACCAAGaaaacttcaagaaagaagcgGAAATCAGATCTGA GTGCACAGGAAGCCTCCACTGAAAATGTAGCCTATGAAAGTGCGTCTGCAAGAGTAAGACACAATGTGTCagatgaagaaagagaaagggCAATGAATGAGGCTAATGCATTTGAACCAACTAATCCTTACTGTCGTGTTAGTCTGCGACCCTCCTATTTATATAGGGGATGCATAATG TATTTGCCTACCAAATTTCGAGCAAATTTGAAGGGTGTTTCAGGTTTTATACCGCTTCAGACATCTGATGGTGAGAAACAGTGGCGTGTTCGCTGCCTTGATAATGAAGGCCGGATAAAGTTAAGCCAAGGATG A